One Anaerolineales bacterium DNA segment encodes these proteins:
- a CDS encoding GTP-binding protein: protein MGKQKYQRTKPHMNVGTMGHIDHGKTTLTAAITKYSAMRGHG from the coding sequence ATGGGCAAGCAGAAGTACCAGCGAACGAAGCCGCACATGAATGTAGGGACGATGGGGCACATCGACCACGGGAAGACGACGCTGACGGCGGCGATCACGAAGTACAGTGCGATGAGGGGGCATGGGGA